CGCACTGGTGGTCAACAAGACCGACCTGCTCGATGACGCGACACGCGATGCGCTGGGCAACCGGCTCGCCGTCTACGCCCGCATCGGTTACGAACTGCTGTGGGTCAACAGCCGTGAACGCGGCGCGCTCGCACCGCTGGTGGAACGGCTGAGAAACCGCACCAGCATCCTGGTGGGACAATCGGGGGTGGGCAAATCGTCACTGGTGCGGGCGCTGCTGCCGGAGGCCGACATTCGCGTCGGCGCCGTGTCGGACGCCACCGGCCTTGGCCGGCACACGACGACGGATACCCGCCTCTACCATCTGCCCGATGGCGGCGACATCATCGACTCGCCCGGAGTGCGCGACTTTCACCTGTGGCACATTGCACCCGGGGACCTGCACCGGGGCTACCGGGAATTCCGGCCCCTGCTCGGCCAGTGCCGTTTCCACAACTGCCGGCACATCAGCGAACCGGGCTGCGCGGTGGCGGCCGCCGCCGACCGGGGCGAGATCGACCCGGACCGA
This Thiohalobacter sp. DNA region includes the following protein-coding sequences:
- the rsgA gene encoding small ribosomal subunit biogenesis GTPase RsgA — translated: MGAARRHPVRQARRREEHGEARSTRPGLVIRQHGQKAVVEDGQGHEIECTARKRVGRVVCGDRVRWQPTAPGQGVILAIEPRHGVLTRPDPRGRARPLAANLDQALIVCAPEPPLSEALIDRYLVITELMDIDAALVVNKTDLLDDATRDALGNRLAVYARIGYELLWVNSRERGALAPLVERLRNRTSILVGQSGVGKSSLVRALLPEADIRVGAVSDATGLGRHTTTDTRLYHLPDGGDIIDSPGVRDFHLWHIAPGDLHRGYREFRPLLGQCRFHNCRHISEPGCAVAAAADRGEIDPDRLARYRALYRQLGEAARPDY